ATGCAATAAAAAAATAGATGAGCATTACTACTATAATACCCACATTAGTGGATTTAATTGCATAAACTGCACATATAATAAAAATAATTATATCAATACAGAAAGTTTTAGATATTTAGAATATACAACTCAAAAGAACATCAATGCAACCTTAAACGTAAATTTAAATAGCAAATCACAAGAACTTATCAAAGCCATAATCAAAAATAAAATCAATACAGAATTTGAACAAACACTCATATAACTCAAGCAAACTGGAACAAAACATGAAAATTTGGAAAAAAAAAGAAACTGATGCCAAAAAAGAAAATATAGTAAATATCGCAAAAAAATATAATATTAGCATTCTTGAAGCAACACTACTACTTAGAAGAGAAATTAAAGAAGAAGACTTCCTATTTTTTATTGAAAGTAGTGTAAATTTAATGCACAATCCATTCTTACTCAAAAACATAGGTAAATTCATTTATAGAATGAATGAAGCCATTGCAAAAAAGGAGAATGTATTAATATTTGGCGACAAAGATGCTGACGGAATTACAGCTACAATCATAATGTATGAAACCCTTAAAGATTTTGGAATCAATGTAACTTATAAGATACCTTCCAACGGAGAATTTTATGGCCTTACAAAAGAAGTTATCGATAAAGCATTTGAAGATAAAATATCAATAATAATTACTGTTGATTGTGGTATCTCTAATATAGAAGAAGCAAATTATGCAAGATCAAAAAATATAGAAGTCATAATAACAGATCATCATCTCCCAAATAAAGAAATTGACACAGAAAATATTATTATTGATCCCCACCTAAAAGGAGATAACTCTCCATTTAAAGAAATAGCTGGATGCTATGTCAGTTTTAAAGCATGTCTTGCACTCTACTTATCTACTACTAATCTTTACAATGAAAATATGATATTTCTATTCCTAGAAAGATTAAGTAACAACATTACGCTTCATGCAATAGAAATAAACAACTATATTCTTAAAAAGTATATAATCCTAAAAAGCAACAATGATTTGCAAATTAATATTAATAAGCTAGAAGAATTTTCAAAGGGTAAGTATATAATCGTATTTAATAAATATGAACAAAATCAACTCATAAATGAATTCTTTAATAAACAAATCGATATCGAAACAATTGATATAAGTGAAAATTTTATAAAAAAATATCCTCAACTTGCCAAAAAAACACTAAAAGAACTAATGCAAATTACTAAATATTTCAAATATAAAGAAACTGATATGAAAGAAAAACTATATTATATGTTTTATAATATAATATTTGAAATAAATAAAGATTTAATCAAAAACTGCCTAAAGAGACTTAAATTTGTTGCAATAGGAACCATAGCTGATAACATGCCTATTATTAATGAAAATCGAATAGTTGTAAAAGAAGGACTTAAAGAAATAGCACTAAGAGAGCACATATCCATTAACTACCTGTTAAAAGAAGTTAATATACTAACAAAACCAATCATCACTTCAACTGATATTGCATTTAAAATTGCTCCAATCTTAAACTCAACAGGAAGACTTGAAAAAGCAGATATTACAATTCAATTCTTATTAACTGAAGATATCAATAAAATAGAAAATAAGTTTAAAGAAATTAAAAACATAAACATTTTAAGAAAACGCAAAGAAGATATATCTTGGAACACACATAATGAAAATACTATTTTCAAAAATGATAAATTCATAGTATGTTATGACAAAAATACTCCAAAAGGAATTAGTTCTCGAATGGCAACAAGACTTTCAGCTTATTATCAAAAAGTTGCCGTCTTCTTAACAAAACAAGAAAATATTATTAAAGGATCCATAAGATCAAATAATAAAGTAAATTCAAAAGAATTAATTTCAATGATACCAACTCATTTAATAATAAATTCTGGAGGACACAAAGCTGCTGCCGGGTTCACACTTTACGAAGATGTATTAAATGAATTCATAAAAGAACTTGAAAATGTTCTTAAAAAGATAGAATACAAAGAATTATATGAAAATTCAATACTGATCGATGCGATTATACCTAAAGACTTCAACAAGAGAGAACTTTTAAAAATAATAGACTTATTCGAGCCTTACGGACACTGTTTTAGAGAATTCATACTAATGATGAAGGATGTATGCATTCACGATCTCAGAACAATTGATAAAAATGGCAATTCAAAACACATAAGCATGAAAATCCAAAATAACAGAGATTATTACAAAGCCATTTACTTTAATGGCACTCACAATATTCAAGAACTTGGTATTAAAAATGGACAAAATATAGACATAATATTTACAGTTGGCGAAGACCTTTACACCCAAAATGACAAAATCTTAAAAATTCTTGACATCAAAAAGAGCAACAATTAGTGTTTAAGATTAAAAACCTTTTATTTACATTTATAATTGGACTAATAAACATAAATGCAACAAGTAATGACATTATAAAAATTTATTATAAAAAAGAAGCTTTCCAGGGAGAGAGTGTTTACTTTGCAAGCAATAAAAACTTCAAAAAATTATCCCTTTTAGGTATAAATCAAAAACCTATTTTAGATGCTTCTCCTTTCAAATTTAACATAGGAAATAGAGAATACTACATAGCTCTAATAGGAATCACACCTATGATCAAAGAGGGAAAAAGGAAAATTAAAATAGAGTTTGAAAACAAAAAATATATAAAGGAAATAGAAATAAAAAAATTCAAATTTAAAAAAACAACAATCAAGCTTAACAAAAAAAAATCCAATCTTATTAAAAGTCAACAATCACCTAAAATAAAAGAACAAACTATCACGTTATGGAATATTATTGGAAATAAAGGAGACACAACAATCTACCACTATGATACATTAGTTCATCCAATCAAAGATCAATATCAAATAAGCAGTCCCTATGGAGATCAGAGAATTTATATGCAAGACAATAAAAAAATATCAAGCAAAATGCATAATGGTAAAGATTATGCTCCATTTAAAAGAGAGAAAACATCTATTTTCGCAGCCGGCAGAGGAAAGGTAGTATTTGCAAGAGATAGAGAAATTACTGGCAAAACCATCATTATTCAACATTTACCAGGAGTATTTACAATTTACTTACATCTTTCCAAATTTGGAGTCGAAGAGAATAAAATAGTAAATACAGGCGAATATATTGGTCATGTTGGTAACACAGGAATCTCAACAGGACCTCATCTACATTTCGAAGTTAGAATCAATGGAGTTGCAATAAACCCTGATTTTTTATTAGAAAAAATGCTTATTGACAAAAATCAAATAATCAATAACATTAAAAGGGTACAGTAAAAAATAAGGGGGTGATTTTTTGGTAACTGTCAATGTTGACAAAAATGAAGGATTAGAAAAAGCATTGAAACGCTTCAAAAGAATGATTGAAAAAGAAGCAATAATCAGAGAATGGAAAAGAAGAGAATATTATGAAAAACCATCTACCATTCGCGTCAAAAAAGAAAAAGCATTTAAAAGAAAACAAGCAAAAAAAGTAAGAAAGTTAAAACAAAAAATCGGAAAATAATAAAACAGGGATATTCACATCGAATGTCCTTTTAAATCTTTTTAACATTTAAATAAAAACATCTCTCGGTTTAGAACCATTTGCAGGGCCTATATACCCCATTTCTTCCATAAGCTCAATAATACGTGCAGCTCTATTATAACCTATCTTTAATCGCCTTTGCAGATAAGACGCAGATGCTTTTCTTGTAGAACGAACAATTTCAAGAGCTTCCTCAAACATTGGCTCATCTGAAGGATTTAAAACCACAGTATCAGCCTCCACAACACTATCAATAAATATCTCATCATCAATATAGTTTGGAGGACCAAATTTTTTAACTTCTTCAACTAATTTGTAAACTTCCTTTTCATTTAAAAAACCACCTTGAATTCTCTGAGGAAAAGGTGTCGTAGGGCTAACGTAAAGCATATCACCTTTTCCTAAAAGTTTTTCAGCACCTGACACTCCAAGAATTATTCTTGAATCCATAGAACTAGCAACCATAAAGGAAATTCTTGAAGGAAAATTAGCCTTTATTACTCCCGTAATAACATCAACAGATGGTCTTTGAGTAGCAAGAACTAAGTGCATTCCAACGGCTCTAGCCATAGCTGCGAGCCTAGAAATTAAATTTTCTAAATCCTTCCTTGCAGAAAGGATTAGATCCGCAAATTCATCAATAATAATTACCAAATAAGGCAGTGGTACTTCATCCAGATTCTCTTCCAGTATTTTTTTATTATAAGCATTAATATCCCTAACAAGAAAATTATCAAGGAGAACATATCTCCTTTCCATCTCATCAAGACACCAACGAAGAGCCTCTAATGCTCTACTTACATTAGTAATAACCGGCGTTAATAAATGTGGAATATCATTAAAAAGCTTAAGCTCGACCACTTTAGGATCTATTAGCACAAGCTTAACATCATCTGGAGATTTTGAAAAAATAATTGAAGCAATTAATGAATTTACACAAACCGACTTCCCAGCACCAGTAGCACCTGCTATTAAGAGATGAGGCGCAGTAATAAGATCAAAAATAACATTACTTCCATTAATTTCTTTACCAAGTGCAAAAGGCACCTTAAAATCATTCTTAAACTCTTTACTATTGATTATTTCTGAAATCAAAATAAATTCTCTTCTTTTGTTAGGAATTTCAATTCCAACAGCTTCTTTACCAGGTATTGGTGCAATAATTCGAACTCGAACTGCCGCAAGCCTTAAGGCAATATTATCAGATATAGAAGTTATTTTTGAAAGCTTAATACCCTTATCAGGACGCACAGCATACATTGTAACAACAGGACCTCTAATAACATCAATAAGCTTAGCATTAATATTAAACTCTCTAAAAGTTTCCTGTAAAATCATCGATTGTTTTTGAATTTCTCTCTCATATTCAATATCTTCAACTTCATCTTTGGGTTCTCTTTGTTCAAAAACAGAAATATCTATCGAGTAAGTACTACTACTATTATTTATTAATAAGTCTTCATTATGACCCTTAGCAATATTATTTATTATTCCCTTATTCCTTATATCACTAGCCCTAATTTTTCCACCAGCCACTAATTTATTATCTTCAAATTCTGTTAATGATTTACATTTATAATCACACTCATCATTTAAATCACACTGAGATTCCTGCGAAGATTGTTCTTCTGACAATTTTTCATCTCTAACTTTTAACTGACAAAAAATAGTTTTATCTAAATCAACATCTAAAGGTTTATTAGGTTTTCTCAAAAAAGATTCAAAAGACCACAAAGCTCGATATTCTTCATCATTAATAATATCATCTTCTTGATCAGAAGTCTTACCTGCATCCAAATTACCATCACAATCTTTATAAATCTTAATATTTTTTTTAATCTCTAAAGTACTTAAAAATGGCAAACAAGCAAATACGCTCTCAAACAAGATTTTAATTTTAAATACTATAAAATGGAAAGTACCTGAAATAAAGCTAGCATCCTTAAAAAACATATAGTTTAAATAAATCCAAATAACAAGTTCCAAAACTAAGACAAGACAAACAAACAAATTGCCAAGCACAATCCCAAAATTGTTCAAAAACCAATTGATGAACTTAGAACCCTCAAGATCAGAATTAATTCTTAACCAAAATGTTAAAGTAAAAAATAGAATAACTGTATAATTCCAATTAAATATAAATTTTTTGCTAAGCATATTATTTCGATAAACATACCAATTTATAAGCGGATAAAGTATCAGATAAAATGATAAAAATGAAAAAGTATTTAAAAGCATATGACCTATGAGATTAAAAATAAAAAAAAAGAATATATTTCCTATAGGAGTTAATGCCACAAAAAGAGAGAATGATATAACAGCCAACATAAAAAAAAATAAAAACTTAAAATAACGATAAAAATTTTTCATACCCTATTAAAATCAAAAAAGGAAATAACCTATACTTGAAAGTATAATTAAATAAACTGAAAAATAATAAAGTTTACTAATTTTAAACATTCTAACAAAAAAATTTATTGAAAATAACCCAACAATAAAAGCAATAATAGCCCCCAAGTTTATCTCAAAAATACTAAAAAGCATATCTGATTCAAATAACTCCTTATATTTCAAAAGTAAACTTCCAAAAACGATGGGAATCAAAGATAAGAAAGAAATTTCAAATGATTCTGATCTGCTAAATCCAAGCAAAACTGAGACAAAAATTGTAATCCCTGAACGAGAAATACCTGGCATAGATCCAATGCCCTGCATAGTTCCAATCAAACACCCTGCAAGCAAAATATTATCTTTCAAATCAAAAATTACAATTCTAGACTCAAGTAAAAACAACAAAATGCTTGTCAAAAAAAAATTAACCAAAACTAAATCAACGGTAAATACTTCCTTAAACCTTTCTATAAAAAATCCAACAAATGCTGTAATAAGAGTGATTATCAATATAAGCAATATTAATCTTAATTTAGCAAAATCTATTTCAGTAACCCTTCCTAAAATAAATTTAACCAAAACTAACATGAGCTCTAATATTCGCCTGCGATAATAAATAATTACAACCAAAACAGTTGAAAAATGTAAGTAAATATCAAATACAATTGGAATATCAATATGCATAAACTTTTTTAAAAGCAATAAATGTCCTGAACTAGATATAGGCAAAAATTCAGCAATCCCCTGAATAAAGCCTAAAATCATAACTCTTAAAACATTTTCCATCTAACTCTCAAAAAACTAAAAACTCTTGGGAAATTTGCCCATAATATACTCTATAATAAAATCCATTCCCTTATTATCATATAAAGCATCATACAATACACAGTAAACCAATATCTTTTTAACATAATTTCTAGTTTGCCCAAAAGGAATTGCTTCAATGAAAAGCTCTTTAGGTAAATGCCCATAATCTTTTTCCCATTTACGCATATTTCCAATGCCACCGTTATAGGATGCAAGAGCTTTATATACTTCTCCTATCATTTTTATCCTTTTATTCAAATAATAAGTCCCTATAATAACATTATCTTTTGGCTGCTTCAAATCATAATCATAATATTTAATTTCTCTAGAAACATCAACTGATGTTAAAGGCATAATCTGCATAAGTCCGATAGCACCAGGCTTAGATACAGCATCTCCTTCAAAACTACTCTCAGCCTTTATTAAAGAAAACACAAGACTAGGTTCAAGGCCTCTTCTCTTTGACCAATAC
The DNA window shown above is from Borrelia anserina Es and carries:
- the recJ gene encoding single-stranded-DNA-specific exonuclease RecJ codes for the protein MKIWKKKETDAKKENIVNIAKKYNISILEATLLLRREIKEEDFLFFIESSVNLMHNPFLLKNIGKFIYRMNEAIAKKENVLIFGDKDADGITATIIMYETLKDFGINVTYKIPSNGEFYGLTKEVIDKAFEDKISIIITVDCGISNIEEANYARSKNIEVIITDHHLPNKEIDTENIIIDPHLKGDNSPFKEIAGCYVSFKACLALYLSTTNLYNENMIFLFLERLSNNITLHAIEINNYILKKYIILKSNNDLQININKLEEFSKGKYIIVFNKYEQNQLINEFFNKQIDIETIDISENFIKKYPQLAKKTLKELMQITKYFKYKETDMKEKLYYMFYNIIFEINKDLIKNCLKRLKFVAIGTIADNMPIINENRIVVKEGLKEIALREHISINYLLKEVNILTKPIITSTDIAFKIAPILNSTGRLEKADITIQFLLTEDINKIENKFKEIKNINILRKRKEDISWNTHNENTIFKNDKFIVCYDKNTPKGISSRMATRLSAYYQKVAVFLTKQENIIKGSIRSNNKVNSKELISMIPTHLIINSGGHKAAAGFTLYEDVLNEFIKELENVLKKIEYKELYENSILIDAIIPKDFNKRELLKIIDLFEPYGHCFREFILMMKDVCIHDLRTIDKNGNSKHISMKIQNNRDYYKAIYFNGTHNIQELGIKNGQNIDIIFTVGEDLYTQNDKILKILDIKKSNN
- a CDS encoding M23 family metallopeptidase; its protein translation is MFKIKNLLFTFIIGLININATSNDIIKIYYKKEAFQGESVYFASNKNFKKLSLLGINQKPILDASPFKFNIGNREYYIALIGITPMIKEGKRKIKIEFENKKYIKEIEIKKFKFKKTTIKLNKKKSNLIKSQQSPKIKEQTITLWNIIGNKGDTTIYHYDTLVHPIKDQYQISSPYGDQRIYMQDNKKISSKMHNGKDYAPFKREKTSIFAAGRGKVVFARDREITGKTIIIQHLPGVFTIYLHLSKFGVEENKIVNTGEYIGHVGNTGISTGPHLHFEVRINGVAINPDFLLEKMLIDKNQIINNIKRVQ
- the rpsU gene encoding 30S ribosomal protein S21; the protein is MVTVNVDKNEGLEKALKRFKRMIEKEAIIREWKRREYYEKPSTIRVKKEKAFKRKQAKKVRKLKQKIGK
- a CDS encoding DNA translocase FtsK, with product MKNFYRYFKFLFFFMLAVISFSLFVALTPIGNIFFFFIFNLIGHMLLNTFSFLSFYLILYPLINWYVYRNNMLSKKFIFNWNYTVILFFTLTFWLRINSDLEGSKFINWFLNNFGIVLGNLFVCLVLVLELVIWIYLNYMFFKDASFISGTFHFIVFKIKILFESVFACLPFLSTLEIKKNIKIYKDCDGNLDAGKTSDQEDDIINDEEYRALWSFESFLRKPNKPLDVDLDKTIFCQLKVRDEKLSEEQSSQESQCDLNDECDYKCKSLTEFEDNKLVAGGKIRASDIRNKGIINNIAKGHNEDLLINNSSSTYSIDISVFEQREPKDEVEDIEYEREIQKQSMILQETFREFNINAKLIDVIRGPVVTMYAVRPDKGIKLSKITSISDNIALRLAAVRVRIIAPIPGKEAVGIEIPNKRREFILISEIINSKEFKNDFKVPFALGKEINGSNVIFDLITAPHLLIAGATGAGKSVCVNSLIASIIFSKSPDDVKLVLIDPKVVELKLFNDIPHLLTPVITNVSRALEALRWCLDEMERRYVLLDNFLVRDINAYNKKILEENLDEVPLPYLVIIIDEFADLILSARKDLENLISRLAAMARAVGMHLVLATQRPSVDVITGVIKANFPSRISFMVASSMDSRIILGVSGAEKLLGKGDMLYVSPTTPFPQRIQGGFLNEKEVYKLVEEVKKFGPPNYIDDEIFIDSVVEADTVVLNPSDEPMFEEALEIVRSTRKASASYLQRRLKIGYNRAARIIELMEEMGYIGPANGSKPRDVFI
- a CDS encoding undecaprenyl-diphosphate phosphatase, which produces MENVLRVMILGFIQGIAEFLPISSSGHLLLLKKFMHIDIPIVFDIYLHFSTVLVVIIYYRRRILELMLVLVKFILGRVTEIDFAKLRLILLILIITLITAFVGFFIERFKEVFTVDLVLVNFFLTSILLFLLESRIVIFDLKDNILLAGCLIGTMQGIGSMPGISRSGITIFVSVLLGFSRSESFEISFLSLIPIVFGSLLLKYKELFESDMLFSIFEINLGAIIAFIVGLFSINFFVRMFKISKLYYFSVYLIILSSIGYFLF